The following coding sequences lie in one Pseudomonas sp. B33.4 genomic window:
- a CDS encoding DUF4398 domain-containing protein codes for MELKTMKNQTTFSHLRGLKLAALAIGTSFVLAGCAGNPPTEQYAVTQSAVNSAVSAGGTEFAAVEMKQAQDKLKQAEIAMHDKKYDEARTLSEQAEWDARVAERKAQAAKAEQAVKDSQKGVQELRQESQRTVQ; via the coding sequence ATGGAGTTGAAGACCATGAAAAACCAAACCACTTTCTCGCACTTGCGCGGTCTGAAACTGGCCGCCCTGGCTATCGGCACCAGCTTCGTACTGGCCGGTTGCGCCGGTAACCCGCCGACCGAGCAGTACGCCGTGACCCAATCGGCAGTCAACAGCGCAGTCAGCGCTGGCGGTACCGAGTTCGCGGCGGTCGAAATGAAGCAAGCGCAGGACAAACTGAAACAAGCCGAAATCGCCATGCACGACAAGAAGTATGACGAAGCGCGCACGCTGTCCGAGCAAGCCGAGTGGGACGCTCGTGTAGCAGAACGCAAGGCTCAGGCCGCGAAAGCCGAACAGGCTGTGAAGGATTCCCAGAAAGGTGTTCAGGAACTGCGTCAGGAAAGTCAGCGCACCGTGCAGTAA
- a CDS encoding TetR/AcrR family transcriptional regulator: MAQEGAAGIATAVAESVQYQGRKASRQGSEQRRQDILDAAMRIVVRDGVRAVRHRAVAAEAGVPLSATTYYFKDIDDLLTDTFAQYVERSAAYMAKLWVNNEGLLREMVVSGDGSPESRSQLADDIARLMADYVHRQLVNRREHLMAEQAFRQEALLNPRLAILVRSHQQILLQGTCQLFQVLGSREPQQDAKVLTAIIGRMEYQGLLNDAEPLAEEDMLGILTRYMHLVLASV; this comes from the coding sequence ATAGCTCAAGAAGGTGCAGCGGGTATCGCCACTGCGGTCGCTGAAAGCGTTCAGTACCAGGGTCGCAAGGCCAGCCGACAGGGCAGTGAGCAGCGTCGACAGGACATTCTCGACGCGGCGATGAGGATTGTCGTGCGTGACGGTGTGCGTGCCGTGCGCCACCGTGCCGTCGCGGCCGAAGCCGGTGTGCCGTTGTCGGCGACCACCTATTACTTCAAGGATATCGACGACCTGCTCACCGATACCTTCGCTCAGTACGTCGAGCGCAGCGCGGCGTACATGGCCAAGTTATGGGTCAACAACGAAGGCTTGCTGCGTGAGATGGTGGTCAGTGGCGACGGCAGCCCCGAGTCACGCTCGCAACTGGCCGATGACATTGCGCGGTTGATGGCCGACTACGTGCATCGTCAATTGGTTAATCGCCGTGAGCACTTGATGGCTGAGCAGGCCTTCCGTCAGGAGGCGTTGCTCAACCCGCGTCTGGCGATTCTGGTGCGCTCGCATCAGCAGATTCTGCTGCAGGGCACTTGCCAGTTGTTTCAGGTATTGGGCTCGCGTGAACCGCAACAGGATGCCAAGGTGTTGACGGCGATTATCGGACGGATGGAATATCAGGGCCTGCTCAACGACGCCGAGCCTTTGGCCGAAGAGGACATGCTCGGCATTCTGACGCGCTACATGCACCTGGTGCTTGCATCGGTGTAA
- a CDS encoding flavohemoglobin expression-modulating QEGLA motif protein, whose protein sequence is MLSDRIVLAQTPIRVLDAVKWDENIRKGFLKAKGKEMPAVDRDYYLNRPLSFDSSKVKLEFQNIERDITRQLGQFNPVGQIMRRMCKEYRMVVRMLEARGTEDFGLISQELYGAASDAFHAGDPTLADLGLMMSDYLNNIDGRGDLKDEPKILTAKDAVHLLQTRLNKVFGEAEETIRVFESDGIVADAAAGADYIKIRTDAMFNDRDVRALEVHEGLVHVGTTLNGLNQPICTFLSKGPPSSTVTQEGLAILMEIITFASYPSRLRKLTNRTRAIHMVEEGADFLQVFEFFREQGFEMAESYGNASRVFRGSTPTGLPFTKDLSYLKGFIMVYNYIQLAVRKGKLEQIPLLFCGKTTLEDMRTLRQLVDEGLVVPPKYLPDQFRDLNALSAWMCFSNFLNHLSLDRIEADYSNIL, encoded by the coding sequence ATGTTGTCCGACCGCATTGTGCTGGCGCAGACGCCGATCCGTGTGCTCGACGCGGTCAAGTGGGACGAGAACATCCGCAAGGGCTTCCTCAAGGCCAAAGGCAAGGAAATGCCGGCGGTGGATCGCGACTATTACCTCAATCGGCCGCTGAGTTTCGATTCGAGCAAGGTCAAACTGGAGTTCCAGAACATCGAGCGCGACATCACCCGCCAGCTCGGTCAGTTCAACCCGGTCGGGCAGATCATGCGGCGCATGTGCAAGGAATACCGCATGGTGGTGCGCATGCTTGAAGCGCGCGGCACCGAGGATTTCGGCCTGATCTCGCAAGAACTGTATGGCGCTGCGTCTGACGCGTTTCACGCCGGTGACCCGACCCTGGCCGACCTCGGCCTGATGATGTCCGACTACCTGAACAATATCGATGGTCGTGGCGACCTGAAGGATGAGCCGAAAATCCTCACCGCCAAGGACGCCGTGCACTTGCTGCAAACCCGTCTGAACAAGGTGTTCGGTGAGGCCGAGGAAACCATTCGCGTGTTCGAGTCCGACGGCATTGTTGCTGACGCCGCAGCGGGCGCCGATTACATCAAGATCCGCACCGACGCGATGTTCAACGACCGCGACGTGCGCGCTCTGGAAGTCCACGAAGGTCTGGTGCACGTCGGTACCACGCTCAACGGTCTCAATCAGCCGATCTGCACCTTCCTGTCCAAAGGCCCACCGTCGTCGACGGTGACCCAGGAAGGCCTGGCGATCCTGATGGAAATCATCACCTTCGCTTCCTACCCAAGCCGTCTGCGCAAACTGACCAACCGCACCCGCGCCATTCACATGGTCGAGGAGGGCGCGGACTTCCTGCAGGTGTTTGAGTTCTTCCGCGAGCAGGGTTTTGAAATGGCGGAAAGTTACGGCAACGCCAGCCGGGTTTTCCGTGGATCGACGCCGACCGGTCTGCCATTCACCAAAGACTTGTCCTACCTCAAGGGCTTTATCATGGTTTACAACTACATTCAGTTGGCCGTGCGTAAGGGCAAGCTTGAGCAGATCCCGCTGTTGTTCTGTGGCAAGACCACGCTGGAAGATATGCGTACCCTGCGCCAGTTAGTGGATGAAGGATTGGTGGTGCCGCCGAAGTATCTGCCGGACCAGTTCCGCGATTTGAACGCGTTGTCGGCGTGGATGTGCTTCTCCAACTTCCTCAATCACCTGAGCCTGGACCGGATCGAAGCCGACTACTCCAACATCCTCTAA
- a CDS encoding OmpA family protein, whose translation MRKQLMIPALLAASVALAACSTPPNPNLENARTNYAGLQANPQASKVAALETKDASDYLDKADKAYLDKQDAAKVDQLAYLTNQRVEVAKQTIALRTAENNLKNAAAQRAQARLDARDQQIKQLQDSLNAKQTDRGTLVTFGDVLFATDRADLKSSGLVNINKLAQFLQENPDRKVIVEGYTDSTGSASHNQSLSERRANSVRTALVKMGVDPARIVTQGYGKEYPVAENGSVSGRAMNRRVEVTISNDNQPVMPRSAVSSN comes from the coding sequence ATGCGTAAGCAACTGATGATCCCAGCTCTTCTGGCCGCAAGCGTCGCTCTGGCTGCCTGCTCCACCCCGCCGAACCCGAATCTGGAAAACGCGCGCACCAACTACGCCGGCCTGCAAGCCAACCCACAGGCGAGCAAGGTCGCGGCGCTGGAAACCAAAGACGCCAGTGATTACCTGGACAAGGCCGACAAGGCGTATCTGGACAAGCAAGACGCCGCCAAGGTTGACCAACTGGCCTACCTGACCAACCAGCGTGTGGAAGTGGCCAAGCAGACCATCGCCCTGCGCACCGCTGAAAACAATCTGAAGAACGCTGCCGCCCAACGTGCCCAGGCGCGTCTGGATGCGCGTGATCAGCAGATCAAACAGCTGCAGGACAGCCTGAATGCCAAGCAGACCGATCGCGGTACGCTGGTGACTTTCGGTGACGTGCTGTTCGCCACCGACCGTGCCGACCTGAAATCCAGCGGTCTGGTGAACATCAACAAACTGGCGCAATTCCTCCAGGAAAACCCGGATCGTAAAGTGATCGTCGAGGGTTACACCGATAGCACCGGTTCTGCCAGCCACAACCAGTCGCTGTCCGAGCGTCGCGCCAACTCCGTGCGCACCGCACTGGTGAAAATGGGCGTTGATCCAGCGCGCATCGTCACTCAGGGTTATGGCAAGGAATACCCGGTTGCAGAGAACGGCAGCGTCTCCGGCCGTGCGATGAACCGTCGTGTGGAAGTCACCATTTCCAACGACAACCAGCCAGTGATGCCACGTTCGGCGGTCAGCTCGAACTAA
- the lysS gene encoding lysine--tRNA ligase yields the protein MSDQQLDPQALQQEENSLIALRKEKLAAERAKGNAFPNDFRRENYCEDLQKKYADKTKEELAEAAIPVKVAGRIMLNRGSFMVIQDMTGRIQVYVNRKTLSEDTLAAVKTWDMGDIIAAEGTLARSGKGDLYVEMTNVRLLTKSLRPLPDKHHGLTDTEQRYRQRYVDLIVNEEVRQTFRVRSQVIAHIRSFLMKRDFLEVETPMLQTIPGGAAAKPFETHHNALDMEMFLRIAPELYLKRLVVGGFEKVFEINRNFRNEGVSTRHNPEFTMLEFYQAYADYEDNMDLTEELFRELAQLVLGSTDVPYGDKVFHFGEPFVRLSVFDSILKYNPELTADDLNDIDKARAIAKKAGAKVLGFEGLGKLQVMIFEELVEHKLEQPHFITQYPFEVSPLARRNDDNPNVTDRFELFIGGREIANAYSELNDAEDQAERFMAQVADKDAGDDEAMHYDADFVRALEYGMPPTAGEGIGIDRLVMLLTNSPSIRDVILFPHMRPQA from the coding sequence ATGAGCGACCAACAACTCGACCCGCAAGCCCTGCAACAGGAAGAAAACTCCCTGATCGCCCTGCGCAAGGAAAAGCTGGCTGCCGAGCGCGCCAAGGGCAACGCCTTCCCGAACGACTTCCGCCGCGAAAACTACTGCGAAGATCTGCAGAAGAAATACGCGGACAAGACCAAGGAAGAGCTGGCAGAGGCTGCAATCCCGGTCAAGGTTGCCGGTCGCATCATGCTCAACCGTGGCTCGTTCATGGTGATTCAGGACATGACCGGTCGCATTCAGGTCTACGTCAACCGTAAAACCCTGTCGGAAGACACCCTCGCCGCGGTGAAAACCTGGGACATGGGCGACATCATTGCCGCCGAAGGCACCTTGGCGCGTTCCGGCAAGGGCGACCTGTACGTTGAAATGACCAACGTGCGTCTGCTGACCAAATCGCTGCGTCCGCTGCCGGACAAGCACCACGGCCTGACCGACACCGAACAGCGCTACCGCCAGCGCTACGTTGACCTGATCGTCAACGAAGAAGTGCGTCAGACCTTCCGCGTCCGTTCGCAAGTGATCGCGCACATCCGCAGCTTCCTGATGAAGCGCGACTTCCTCGAAGTCGAAACGCCGATGCTGCAGACCATTCCGGGCGGCGCCGCGGCCAAACCGTTCGAAACCCACCACAACGCGCTGGACATGGAAATGTTCTTGCGTATCGCGCCTGAGCTGTACCTCAAGCGTCTGGTGGTTGGTGGCTTTGAAAAGGTTTTCGAGATCAACCGCAACTTCCGTAACGAAGGCGTTTCGACTCGTCACAACCCTGAATTCACCATGTTGGAGTTCTATCAGGCGTACGCCGACTACGAAGACAACATGGACCTGACCGAAGAACTGTTCCGTGAACTGGCGCAGCTGGTTCTGGGCAGCACCGACGTGCCGTACGGCGACAAGGTGTTCCATTTCGGCGAGCCGTTCGTACGCCTGTCGGTGTTCGACTCGATCCTCAAGTACAACCCTGAGCTGACCGCCGATGATCTGAACGACATCGACAAGGCTCGCGCCATCGCCAAGAAGGCCGGCGCCAAGGTGCTGGGCTTCGAAGGTCTGGGCAAGCTGCAGGTGATGATTTTCGAAGAACTGGTCGAGCACAAGCTGGAGCAGCCACACTTCATTACTCAGTACCCGTTCGAAGTGTCGCCGCTGGCCCGTCGCAACGACGACAACCCGAACGTCACCGACCGTTTCGAACTGTTCATCGGTGGCCGCGAAATCGCCAACGCCTACTCCGAGTTGAACGACGCAGAAGACCAGGCCGAGCGCTTCATGGCGCAGGTGGCCGACAAGGACGCCGGCGACGACGAAGCCATGCACTACGACGCCGACTTCGTTCGCGCGCTGGAGTACGGCATGCCGCCAACGGCCGGTGAAGGCATCGGCATCGATCGTCTGGTGATGTTGCTGACCAACTCGCCGTCGATCCGCGATGTGATCCTGTTCCCGCACATGCGACCGCAAGCGTAA
- a CDS encoding alpha/beta hydrolase translates to MRILGIFCLLLTLGGCSSLLFYPEPGQIFTPEKAKLEFRTVTLVTADGLKLNAWWLPAKSGVEVKGTVLHLHGNGGNLPMHLGGSWWLPKNGYQVLLVDYRGYGLSEGKPSLPAIYQDIDAAFAWLDKAPEVKDKPLILLGQSLGGSMAVHWLVQHPERQKQLKALVLDGVPASYRSVGQYALSTSWLTWPFQVPLSWLVPDGDSAINSMPQLNGVPKLIFHSIDDPLVPLSNGIRLYQAAPPPRVLQLTRGGHVQTFGDPVWRQVMLRYLDDPEHFNGLRRLGEIPNYPTPPNSEDESPQ, encoded by the coding sequence ATGAGAATCCTCGGCATCTTCTGCCTGCTCCTGACCCTCGGCGGTTGCAGCTCTTTGTTGTTCTACCCAGAGCCCGGTCAGATATTCACCCCGGAAAAAGCCAAGCTCGAATTCCGCACCGTCACGCTGGTCACCGCCGATGGCTTGAAGCTCAATGCCTGGTGGCTGCCGGCCAAATCCGGCGTCGAGGTCAAGGGTACCGTCCTGCATTTGCACGGCAACGGCGGCAATCTGCCGATGCACTTGGGTGGCAGTTGGTGGCTGCCGAAAAACGGCTATCAAGTGCTGTTGGTCGACTATCGCGGTTATGGCTTGTCCGAGGGCAAACCGAGCCTGCCGGCGATCTATCAGGACATCGACGCCGCGTTCGCCTGGCTGGACAAGGCACCGGAGGTCAAAGACAAGCCGCTGATTCTGCTCGGTCAGAGCCTCGGCGGTTCAATGGCCGTGCATTGGCTGGTGCAGCATCCCGAGCGGCAGAAACAGCTGAAAGCGCTGGTACTCGACGGCGTGCCCGCGAGCTATCGCAGCGTCGGCCAATACGCCCTCAGCACTTCGTGGTTGACCTGGCCGTTCCAAGTGCCGCTGTCGTGGCTGGTGCCGGATGGCGACAGCGCGATCAACTCGATGCCGCAGCTCAACGGCGTGCCGAAGCTGATCTTCCATAGCATCGACGATCCGCTGGTGCCGCTTTCCAACGGTATCCGTCTGTATCAAGCTGCGCCGCCACCGCGCGTGCTGCAACTGACCCGTGGTGGGCATGTGCAGACGTTTGGCGACCCGGTGTGGCGTCAGGTCATGCTGCGCTACCTCGACGATCCCGAGCATTTCAACGGCCTGCGCCGCCTCGGTGAAATCCCCAATTACCCGACACCCCCGAATTCTGAAGATGAGAGTCCGCAATGA